One window from the genome of Ailuropoda melanoleuca isolate Jingjing chromosome 5, ASM200744v2, whole genome shotgun sequence encodes:
- the SENP8 gene encoding sentrin-specific protease 8 — protein MDPVVLSYMDSLLRQSDVSLLDPPSWLNDHIIGFAFEYFANSQFHDCSDHVCFISPEVTQFIKCTSNREEIAMFLEPLDLPNKRVVFLAINDNSSEAAGGTHWSLLVYVQDKNGFFHYDSHSRSNSVHAKQVAEKLEAFLGRKGDKLAFVEEKAPAQQNSYDCGMYVICNTEALCQNFFRQQPESLLQLLTPTYITKKRGEWKDLIARLAKN, from the coding sequence ATGGACCCTGTAGTCTTGAGTTACATGGACAGTCTACTGCGGCAATCAGATGTCTCACTGTTGGATCCTCCAAGCTGGCTCAATGACCATATCATTGGATTTGCCTTTGAGTACTTTGCCAACAGTCAGTTTCATGACTGTTCTGACCACGTCTGCTTCATCAGCCCCGAAGTTACCCAGTTCATCAAGTGCACAAGCAACCGAGAGGAGATTGCCATGTTCCTTGAACCCCTGGACCTCCCCAACAAGAGAGTTGTGTTTTTAGCCATCAATGATAATTCCAGTGAGGCAGCTGGGGGAACCCACTGGAGTTTGTTGGTTTATGTTCAAGATAAAAATGGCTTTTTTCACTATGATTCCCATAGCAGAAGCAACTCAGTCCATGCAAAGCAGGTAGCGGAGAAACTGGAAGCTTTCTTGGGCAGAAAAGGAGACAAACTGGCCTTTGTGGAAGAGAAAGCCCCTGCTCAACAAAACAGCTATGACTGTGGGATGTATGTGATTTGTAACACTGAGGCCTTGTGTCAGAACTTCTTTAGGCAACAGCCAGAATCACTGTTACAGCTACTCACTCCTACATACATcacaaagaaaagaggagaatggaAAGATCTCATTGCCAGACTTGCCAAAAATTAG